The genomic window CGCGCAGCTGGGGGATGGTCCCGTTCGACAACATCAAGGGGCGCGCGAGCATCATCTGGTGGTCGAACCGTCGCCCCCACGGCTTCCAGTGGGATCGCGTCGGGACGCTCATCATGAACGAGCCCGCGCTGACCGGGGAGCAGCGGCGCGCGCTCGGCGAGTGCAAGGCGTTCCGCGAGAAGAGCGGCCCATGAGGGTCGCGGCGACGTGCGTGGCGCTCGCGGCCGCGACCCTGCTCGCCGCCCAGGCGGAGGCCGACGATGCCGCCTCCCAGGCACCGCCCCCGGTCCCGGCGGCCGGGACCGAGGCTGCACCAGATGAGCCGACGCCCCCTGCGCTCCCCTGGCGCCAGGATCCCGGGGTGCGGCGGCGCCCGGGGTCCTACCTCGGGG from Pseudomonadota bacterium includes these protein-coding regions:
- a CDS encoding alpha/beta hydrolase, with amino-acid sequence MRVAATCVALAAATLLAAQAEADDAASQAPPPVPAAGTEAAPDEPTPPALPWRQDPGVRRRPGSYLG